Proteins co-encoded in one Vibrio fortis genomic window:
- a CDS encoding ArsR/SmtB family transcription factor, which produces MLPHQFFKLLSDETRVRCLMLIVRQECLSVGELTEALQESQPKVSRHLAQLRSNGILTDVRQGQWVFYRLSKDLPGWMLKLIDDLIASNCLKTEYQQDIERLEAMTSRPQCCV; this is translated from the coding sequence ATGCTTCCTCACCAGTTTTTTAAATTATTGTCCGATGAAACGCGTGTACGCTGCTTAATGCTGATTGTGCGCCAAGAGTGTTTATCTGTTGGTGAGCTAACTGAAGCATTACAAGAGAGTCAGCCGAAGGTGTCTCGTCACTTAGCGCAATTGCGCTCAAATGGGATCCTCACGGATGTTCGTCAAGGGCAGTGGGTGTTCTATCGTCTGTCCAAAGATTTGCCAGGTTGGATGCTAAAGTTAATTGATGACCTAATCGCATCCAACTGTTTGAAAACTGAATATCAGCAAGACATTGAGCGTCTAGAAGCCATGACTTCACGTCCTCAATGTTGTGTTTAA
- a CDS encoding EAL and HDOD domain-containing protein: MTATYVARQPIFNRKKHTLGYELLFRDGENNAYPAHVESNRATYRLIVENFLSVGLNPSIPSSRCFINFPYQSLLRRLPQSLPKDKVVIEILETCPPTPELLEAVKDLYQQGYMIALDDFTSTPEWEAFLRYTHIVKLDIMQMGLDAACELVQKHQGKKYSFLAERVETEEEFQQAKKAGFKFFQGYFFSKPEMVKTKYISPEHVIAMELFQEVCKPNVDFQRVESIVAKDVALSYKLLRFVNTMSPRLEVSISSFRQALVYLGQDNLKMFVSLAVASYVSDKKPKELYSLSLQRAQFCQRMSRYQPFEGHTEQAFMIGLFSLLDALLDLSLEHLVEQLPLCEIIKLALLRREGPYGQLLALEESFEHADWRQIEEYCNRLGLSVDQVKAELTEAQRWSHSVTSQT; this comes from the coding sequence ATGACCGCTACATACGTCGCTCGACAACCTATCTTTAATCGAAAAAAGCACACCCTTGGTTATGAGTTGCTGTTTCGTGATGGGGAAAATAATGCCTACCCTGCGCATGTTGAGTCGAATCGAGCTACGTATCGTTTGATTGTCGAAAATTTCTTATCGGTGGGTCTCAACCCATCGATCCCTTCATCTCGCTGTTTCATTAACTTTCCATATCAAAGCCTACTGCGTCGTCTTCCTCAAAGCTTGCCCAAAGACAAAGTGGTTATTGAGATTTTGGAGACCTGTCCACCGACACCCGAGCTATTGGAGGCGGTTAAAGATCTCTACCAACAGGGTTATATGATCGCATTGGACGACTTTACATCGACACCAGAGTGGGAAGCGTTTCTGAGGTATACGCACATTGTAAAGCTCGACATCATGCAGATGGGGTTGGATGCGGCGTGTGAATTGGTGCAAAAGCATCAAGGCAAGAAATACAGCTTTTTGGCGGAACGTGTTGAAACGGAAGAGGAGTTTCAACAAGCAAAGAAGGCGGGTTTTAAGTTTTTTCAAGGGTACTTCTTCAGTAAGCCAGAAATGGTGAAAACGAAGTACATCAGCCCTGAGCATGTGATTGCGATGGAGTTGTTCCAAGAAGTCTGTAAGCCCAACGTCGACTTTCAGCGTGTGGAAAGTATTGTGGCAAAAGACGTGGCACTTTCTTACAAGCTACTCCGATTTGTGAACACCATGTCGCCGCGCTTAGAGGTCAGTATCTCTTCATTTCGTCAGGCATTGGTGTATTTGGGGCAAGATAACCTCAAGATGTTTGTCTCACTGGCGGTCGCCTCTTATGTCTCTGATAAGAAGCCAAAAGAGTTATACAGCTTATCTTTGCAACGTGCCCAGTTCTGTCAGCGGATGTCTCGTTACCAACCCTTTGAAGGGCATACTGAGCAAGCCTTTATGATTGGGCTATTCTCGTTGTTGGATGCGTTACTCGATCTGTCGCTGGAGCACTTAGTTGAACAACTGCCACTATGCGAGATCATTAAGTTAGCGCTGTTGCGTCGAGAGGGGCCGTATGGTCAGCTTTTGGCTTTGGAAGAGAGCTTTGAACATGCTGATTGGCGCCAGATAGAAGAGTACTGTAATAGGTTAGGGTTGAGTGTCGACCAAGTTAAAGCTGAGCTGACCGAGGCGCAGCGTTGGAGCCACAGTGTGACTAGTCAAACCTAA